Proteins encoded together in one Rossellomorea sp. y25 window:
- a CDS encoding S8 family serine peptidase, whose product MKIKLTKSLTTLTLGTGLLLNPVAQTPLDQVAAASTASPIDQVLAKLTPGQRQALNQLKVNNLEGLQLSPETNLESKEEISVIVEFKDKPAETAVVEAAANGKKLSLDEAKQKAEAAHKTFKSDLQKIYKNETKKKKEVYKVKRSYKNAFNGVAIELPANKVKALLESNQVKAVWSNDEVHVEPPVQQGESSNENNETGMRTFPGVEKLHAEGLTGEGIKVGVLDTGVDYKHPDLKDAYKGGYDFVDNDNDPMETTYEDWKNSGYGERNPLTGAYYYTHHGSHVSGIIAGTGDNSVDHAVTGVAPDADLYVYRVLGPYGSGYTEDVLAGIDQAVADDLDVINLSLGASYNNPMYATSIAVNNAVLAGVTAVVSAGNSGSGLYTLGSPGTAPLAITVGASDTSENVVTAKGTLHADTTLPADLKLLGKGYEDNLEELRGQSIPVIDVSLGYESHYNNKNVEGKIVLIQRGITSFVDKITIAYKKGAKAVLLYNNIPEEGFIPTYLGEGYQFVPTFNLSYEQGNELKKKVSAGEATFSFNEMGQETTEGNKLADFSSRGPARTTYDIKPEVTAPGVSVFSTIPSYMHGEDQIGKYEYAYDRLSGTSMASPNAAGVAALLIQSNPELSPSEVKQILMNTADPLNGDYSVYEVGSGVVDPYEAVHSNTRIEVLGKTLHPVDGKEKSIDNNTGAISFGTFAPNGKHLTEDRSLVLYNNSKESKTFDVTVQFQKDRRSSKDASENGVNLTTNSTIKVNGNAKKKTSVFMTIPKTAELGTYEGYIVYTNRNNPDESYQVPFAIQTVEEGINYYNLSHEAMTFPYNYFDVSMTRFIDATFNLKSHMKTLDLFLVDGKTNKEIGFIGSVDGFASSLTNGDLTLKNAFDGIYYPLTGSPDKPLAHHPERAEPGFYKVKVVATNDEGKTFSETDTLSIDYNAPKLSLKPESGVYEYKPEETTVKITGSIFDKEIGEMKEAGVDVTQGDNKVVYRDYLNFRNRGELPVNEDGTFSVDIPMDETRPMHLDFTGIDPATNRTYVESSDIYFIREGEPYALVQPDRRAAFMGETLDVALSLNNVENVKEAVYTFNYNNYYVDIAEVKPASGMSDKISVKVENDNSSPYSSQLEVTATLKEGQQPLSGDLPLVNVTYKVKDEWYGGTLSPSSLRTSITDAEGNTQDMLFNAAPHFRMKPEARVEGTIKTEAFMNPYNGDPATNIDYSTLSAEAKMTGVDGTVYEGTIENGPGFDFNLPLTVIDEQLNLELNVPGHFTFHKTFKMGSYGYKDILFTTLEAGDVNKDDVIDVMDAVYIQEKWGTSDRNADINFDGTVDAADIGYVKENYLMKNPTAENAPKAKQNYKGKSLERILEELGVQ is encoded by the coding sequence ATGAAGATCAAATTGACAAAAAGTTTAACAACTTTAACGTTAGGCACGGGGTTATTGCTTAATCCTGTTGCCCAGACTCCTCTTGATCAGGTCGCCGCCGCATCAACAGCCTCACCCATTGACCAGGTACTGGCAAAATTGACTCCCGGGCAGCGGCAAGCATTAAATCAATTAAAAGTGAACAATTTAGAAGGACTGCAACTATCCCCAGAAACGAATCTCGAAAGTAAAGAAGAAATATCTGTCATTGTAGAATTTAAGGACAAGCCCGCTGAGACAGCGGTGGTAGAGGCTGCTGCTAATGGTAAGAAGCTGTCACTTGACGAGGCTAAACAAAAAGCTGAAGCAGCACATAAAACATTCAAATCAGATCTGCAAAAGATTTATAAAAATGAAACAAAAAAGAAAAAAGAAGTTTATAAAGTAAAAAGGTCGTATAAAAATGCCTTTAATGGTGTTGCGATTGAACTGCCTGCCAACAAAGTAAAGGCTTTATTGGAATCCAACCAAGTAAAAGCGGTATGGTCAAATGATGAGGTACATGTAGAGCCTCCTGTACAACAAGGTGAATCCTCTAACGAAAATAATGAAACAGGAATGCGTACATTTCCAGGAGTGGAGAAATTACATGCTGAAGGACTAACCGGCGAAGGGATAAAGGTAGGGGTGCTGGATACAGGCGTTGATTATAAACATCCTGATTTAAAGGATGCCTATAAGGGCGGCTATGACTTTGTGGACAATGACAATGATCCGATGGAAACGACGTATGAAGACTGGAAGAACTCAGGATACGGAGAAAGGAATCCCCTCACAGGTGCATACTATTATACTCATCATGGGTCACACGTTTCGGGGATCATTGCCGGTACAGGGGACAACAGTGTCGATCATGCAGTAACGGGGGTAGCGCCAGATGCAGATTTATATGTCTATCGTGTCTTGGGCCCCTATGGTTCCGGATATACAGAAGATGTATTGGCAGGGATTGATCAAGCTGTAGCGGATGATCTGGATGTCATCAATCTTTCACTTGGAGCAAGCTACAACAACCCAATGTATGCAACAAGTATTGCAGTAAATAATGCCGTACTTGCCGGCGTGACAGCTGTCGTATCAGCCGGAAACAGCGGCAGTGGCTTGTATACACTTGGTTCTCCGGGAACTGCCCCATTAGCTATAACGGTTGGTGCCAGTGACACATCCGAAAATGTTGTTACGGCGAAAGGAACACTGCATGCAGACACCACGCTTCCTGCAGATTTGAAATTACTTGGAAAAGGGTATGAAGATAACTTGGAGGAGCTAAGGGGACAAAGTATTCCAGTTATCGATGTTTCCCTCGGATATGAATCCCATTATAATAATAAAAATGTGGAAGGGAAAATCGTTTTAATTCAACGTGGCATTACAAGTTTCGTTGATAAAATTACAATAGCTTATAAAAAAGGTGCAAAAGCTGTTTTGCTCTATAATAATATTCCGGAAGAAGGCTTCATCCCTACCTATTTAGGGGAAGGCTATCAATTTGTCCCGACATTCAATCTATCTTACGAACAAGGAAATGAGCTGAAAAAGAAAGTCTCTGCCGGAGAAGCAACATTCTCTTTTAATGAAATGGGACAAGAAACGACCGAAGGAAACAAATTGGCAGACTTCAGCTCCCGTGGTCCCGCACGTACAACATATGACATTAAACCGGAAGTAACAGCTCCTGGTGTCTCTGTATTCTCAACAATCCCATCCTATATGCATGGAGAAGATCAAATAGGGAAGTATGAATACGCCTACGACCGATTATCCGGAACATCAATGGCAAGTCCAAATGCCGCGGGTGTGGCAGCGTTATTAATACAATCAAATCCAGAATTATCACCATCGGAAGTTAAGCAAATTTTAATGAATACGGCAGATCCGTTAAATGGAGATTACAGTGTGTACGAAGTAGGTTCCGGTGTTGTCGATCCATATGAAGCTGTCCATTCAAACACAAGAATTGAAGTGCTGGGCAAAACGTTGCATCCAGTTGATGGAAAAGAAAAAAGCATAGACAATAACACGGGAGCTATCAGCTTCGGTACATTTGCCCCAAATGGCAAACATCTAACAGAGGATCGTTCCCTTGTCCTATACAACAACAGTAAAGAATCCAAAACATTTGATGTAACGGTACAGTTCCAAAAGGATCGCAGAAGCTCAAAGGATGCTTCGGAAAACGGAGTGAACCTTACAACCAATTCAACAATAAAAGTTAACGGAAATGCCAAGAAGAAAACGAGTGTATTCATGACGATTCCAAAAACAGCAGAGCTGGGCACATATGAAGGATATATCGTGTATACCAATAGAAACAATCCGGATGAATCCTACCAGGTTCCTTTTGCCATTCAAACGGTGGAAGAAGGAATCAATTATTACAACCTTAGCCATGAAGCAATGACCTTTCCTTACAATTATTTTGATGTAAGTATGACTCGATTTATTGACGCAACATTCAATTTAAAATCACATATGAAAACACTTGACCTATTCCTAGTAGATGGAAAAACAAACAAGGAAATCGGGTTTATTGGATCAGTTGATGGATTTGCTTCGAGCTTAACTAATGGTGATTTGACTTTAAAAAATGCCTTTGATGGGATCTACTACCCACTGACAGGAAGTCCAGACAAACCACTTGCTCATCATCCGGAACGTGCTGAGCCTGGTTTTTATAAAGTAAAGGTCGTTGCCACAAACGATGAAGGAAAGACTTTCTCGGAAACGGATACACTATCCATTGACTATAATGCACCAAAGCTTTCTCTAAAACCTGAGTCGGGTGTATATGAATATAAGCCAGAAGAAACAACAGTCAAGATTACAGGTTCAATCTTCGATAAAGAAATTGGGGAAATGAAAGAAGCAGGGGTTGATGTTACTCAAGGAGATAATAAGGTTGTCTATCGCGATTATCTTAATTTCCGAAATAGAGGAGAACTGCCGGTAAATGAAGATGGAACGTTTTCCGTTGACATTCCAATGGACGAAACAAGACCAATGCATCTTGATTTTACCGGGATCGATCCTGCCACTAACAGAACATATGTAGAAAGCAGTGACATTTACTTCATCAGAGAAGGTGAGCCTTATGCACTCGTGCAGCCAGACAGACGGGCAGCATTTATGGGTGAAACTTTGGATGTCGCTCTCTCCTTAAATAATGTGGAGAATGTTAAAGAAGCAGTTTACACATTCAACTATAATAATTATTATGTTGATATTGCAGAGGTTAAACCAGCATCAGGCATGAGTGATAAAATTTCAGTGAAGGTTGAAAATGATAATTCTTCCCCTTATTCTTCACAGTTAGAGGTTACCGCAACCTTGAAGGAAGGACAGCAGCCTTTGTCTGGAGATCTGCCTTTAGTCAACGTGACGTATAAGGTAAAAGATGAGTGGTATGGGGGAACACTTTCACCAAGTAGTCTGAGGACTTCCATTACCGATGCTGAAGGAAACACTCAAGACATGTTGTTTAATGCAGCACCTCATTTTCGTATGAAGCCCGAAGCAAGGGTTGAAGGTACCATTAAAACGGAGGCATTCATGAACCCATATAATGGTGATCCTGCGACGAATATTGACTATTCAACACTCAGTGCAGAAGCAAAAATGACTGGTGTGGATGGAACAGTTTATGAAGGAACTATAGAGAATGGACCAGGGTTTGACTTCAATTTACCTTTAACAGTAATTGATGAACAACTCAATCTGGAATTGAATGTACCAGGTCATTTCACATTCCATAAAACTTTTAAAATGGGTTCTTATGGATATAAAGATATCTTGTTCACAACACTTGAAGCCGGTGATGTAAATAAAGACGATGTTATTGATGTGATGGATGCTGTTTACATTCAAGAGAAGTGGGGGACATCCGATCGTAATGCAGATATTAATTTCGACGGTACCGTTGATGCTGCAGACATTGGATATGTGAAAGAGAATTACCTCATGAAAAATCCAACGGCAGAGAATGCTCCGAAAGCGAAACAGAACTACAAAGGCAAATCATTGGAGAGGATTCTGGAAGAGCTTGGAGTCCAATAA
- a CDS encoding TIGR02206 family membrane protein, giving the protein MDWFGHSHQSFHFSLFSVSHVIILAIFIFIAVILFLYRKNVNESKWRKIEKGTAYSLIIMEIMNHVWMYVHGVWKFGRSMPLELCNIAVILCICLLLTRKKIFFELLFFIAVLGATQAIITPALTYDFPHFRFLHFFYSHLFAVWVTLYFTLVKGYHPTFRSFTKLIVFINLLMPIILFVNKQADGNYWFLRHKPKSPSLFDVLGPYPWYILTLESVLIVISVITWLILRKMRGTISA; this is encoded by the coding sequence ATGGATTGGTTTGGCCACAGTCATCAATCTTTCCATTTTAGCTTGTTTTCTGTAAGTCACGTTATTATATTAGCCATCTTTATATTTATTGCAGTCATCCTTTTTCTTTACCGAAAAAATGTGAATGAAAGTAAATGGAGAAAAATTGAAAAAGGAACAGCTTATTCCTTGATTATAATGGAGATCATGAATCATGTATGGATGTATGTACATGGAGTATGGAAATTCGGCCGTTCCATGCCTTTGGAGTTGTGTAATATCGCTGTCATTTTATGTATCTGTTTACTATTGACCAGAAAAAAAATATTCTTTGAATTATTATTTTTTATTGCTGTTTTAGGTGCGACACAAGCAATCATTACTCCCGCATTGACATATGATTTCCCTCACTTTCGATTTCTTCACTTTTTCTATTCGCATTTGTTCGCCGTATGGGTAACGTTGTATTTTACGTTAGTAAAAGGGTATCACCCAACATTCAGGTCGTTTACAAAACTTATTGTCTTTATTAACCTCCTAATGCCGATCATCTTGTTCGTGAATAAGCAGGCAGACGGAAATTATTGGTTTTTACGCCACAAACCAAAAAGCCCAAGTCTATTTGATGTACTGGGACCGTATCCGTGGTATATCTTAACGCTTGAAAGTGTCTTAATTGTAATTAGCGTGATTACATGGCTCATCTTACGAAAAATGCGGGGAACAATCTCGGCCTGA
- a CDS encoding helix-turn-helix transcriptional regulator, which produces MKNSIKLTSIKGVCSWQQLNSFYEKEQVNQMNAALYQEIQKYMQMKNWNKTELSKESGIHISEISRLFNHRQPLSLQNLDAITNALGLSDGTLYQYYLEECLNKGNHADKRRSIQFLYKCAAEGYVNLYSDLINLMLEEQSKTVRKKNLLYIFNVAEDLFQEGIGEKALPLYEVIIESESDRFSEKVAVSYFRRFYIVRGTDKGQHALSFVLDQLAYMPNEIRLEAYMWIMADYYRREEWRLVLNYAEKLKKLAPEGDYYGRALMYKGLALSRIGNSLEEVLNIIDEYSIISEYYTEIAAGNRYAALLDFGKLEYVDEYLSWLEKREDIYVGLPRIFETYVRLDRLNDANTLIERFQHVIDDMAESKEPWLKEKMNLDFRYAHALFQCKSSQFEEGLDELIEVADLSNRIGNMERFKKCLLAFWNYRVYATPQLDKKYTNLLQTGKME; this is translated from the coding sequence TTGAAAAATTCTATCAAATTAACATCAATCAAGGGAGTTTGTTCATGGCAACAGCTCAATTCGTTTTATGAAAAGGAACAGGTGAATCAAATGAATGCTGCTCTCTATCAAGAAATTCAGAAGTATATGCAAATGAAAAATTGGAATAAAACAGAACTTTCCAAGGAATCCGGTATTCATATAAGCGAGATCAGCCGCCTCTTTAATCACAGGCAGCCTCTTTCTTTGCAAAACCTGGATGCTATAACAAACGCACTCGGCTTATCTGATGGTACTCTCTATCAGTACTATTTAGAGGAATGCTTAAATAAAGGTAACCATGCGGACAAACGCAGAAGTATACAGTTCTTGTATAAGTGTGCAGCGGAAGGGTATGTCAACCTTTACAGTGACTTAATAAATCTGATGCTGGAGGAACAGTCTAAAACGGTCAGAAAGAAAAATCTATTATATATATTTAATGTTGCAGAAGATCTTTTTCAGGAAGGAATAGGCGAAAAGGCACTCCCGCTCTATGAGGTGATTATTGAAAGTGAGTCGGATCGCTTTTCAGAAAAAGTTGCAGTAAGTTATTTCAGGAGATTCTATATTGTAAGAGGGACCGACAAAGGACAGCATGCCTTGTCTTTTGTGTTAGATCAATTAGCTTATATGCCGAATGAGATCAGGTTGGAGGCCTATATGTGGATTATGGCAGATTATTATCGGCGTGAGGAATGGAGGCTAGTGCTGAATTACGCAGAGAAATTAAAGAAACTGGCACCCGAAGGCGACTATTATGGACGAGCCTTAATGTATAAGGGACTTGCTCTTTCAAGGATAGGGAATTCCCTTGAAGAAGTATTGAATATAATAGATGAATACTCCATAATAAGCGAGTATTATACGGAAATTGCAGCAGGTAATCGCTATGCAGCCCTGTTGGATTTTGGTAAGTTGGAATATGTAGATGAGTATCTCTCCTGGCTGGAAAAAAGGGAAGATATATATGTGGGACTGCCTAGGATATTTGAGACATACGTTCGATTAGATCGTTTAAATGATGCCAATACACTCATAGAAAGGTTCCAACATGTAATCGACGATATGGCCGAAAGCAAGGAACCATGGCTGAAAGAAAAAATGAATTTAGACTTTCGCTATGCGCACGCCTTGTTCCAATGTAAAAGCAGTCAATTCGAAGAAGGTTTGGATGAACTTATAGAAGTAGCGGACTTATCAAATAGGATTGGGAATATGGAAAGGTTCAAAAAATGTTTGTTAGCCTTTTGGAATTATAGAGTTTATGCGACACCCCAACTTGATAAAAAATATACTAATCTGTTACAAACAGGAAAAATGGAATAA
- a CDS encoding helix-turn-helix transcriptional regulator: MDKGKIIKFYRQKAKLTQEQLGYGICSNTHVSKIEQGKTDYSSEITSLFSKRLGIDIEEELMRYKNIKRLLHCWHDAMIRQRDEEIETIKNELEKEPLITISDYQVLYELLNARYHLLHSELRQADKIIKAIKKKHKHLPPYERNLLKHLSGMYYLSKKDVLKAFSTLGTINVDDYNNEEYYLTLASSYLATGSKVMAYYYAEKSLRYFINSNNLLKMIDAEMIMLMTRESDGCSDFQQKVEQYDALIQTCDICHAFDKKARVLHNLAYEYYNRNKYECAKRLYEQSMSLKEKKSTCYLISLEGFIRSSHKGNLLANTEIENLVFEGISIARELSEYLYSLSFKLLHLLLNNQHTEYYNYLITNALPYFKKRGYVSLIQQYEKELFHYYMKTNETNKALELATKVFSD, from the coding sequence ATGGATAAGGGAAAAATCATAAAATTTTATCGTCAGAAAGCCAAACTAACACAAGAACAGCTTGGATATGGGATTTGTTCAAATACGCATGTTAGTAAAATCGAACAGGGGAAAACGGATTATTCTTCAGAGATCACCTCTTTGTTTTCTAAACGGCTCGGAATTGATATTGAAGAGGAGTTAATGCGGTACAAAAATATCAAGAGGCTTCTTCATTGCTGGCATGATGCGATGATCAGGCAACGCGATGAAGAAATCGAAACGATAAAAAACGAACTGGAGAAAGAACCATTAATAACGATCAGTGACTATCAAGTTCTTTATGAACTTCTGAACGCAAGATACCATCTACTACATTCTGAATTAAGACAGGCCGATAAAATCATAAAAGCTATAAAAAAGAAACATAAACATTTGCCACCCTACGAAAGAAATTTACTCAAGCATTTATCAGGCATGTATTACTTATCCAAAAAGGATGTATTAAAAGCGTTCTCTACCTTAGGAACAATTAACGTTGATGATTACAATAATGAAGAGTACTATTTAACGTTAGCGAGCTCCTACCTTGCCACAGGTTCAAAGGTAATGGCTTATTACTATGCAGAAAAGTCGTTGCGATATTTTATCAATAGTAATAATTTGCTTAAAATGATCGACGCAGAAATGATTATGTTGATGACGCGCGAAAGTGACGGATGCAGTGATTTTCAACAGAAAGTCGAACAATACGATGCTTTAATTCAAACTTGCGATATATGTCATGCTTTTGACAAGAAGGCACGGGTGCTTCATAACTTAGCTTATGAATACTATAATAGAAATAAATATGAATGTGCAAAACGACTGTACGAACAATCCATGTCCTTAAAAGAAAAAAAATCAACTTGTTATTTAATCTCTCTGGAAGGATTCATCCGGAGCAGCCATAAAGGTAATTTATTGGCGAATACCGAAATAGAAAACCTTGTCTTTGAAGGGATTTCCATTGCAAGGGAGCTCAGTGAATATTTATATTCACTCAGCTTTAAACTTCTTCACCTTCTCCTAAACAATCAACATACTGAATATTATAACTACCTAATCACTAACGCTCTACCATACTTTAAGAAGCGTGGTTATGTATCGTTGATCCAACAATACGAAAAGGAACTCTTTCATTATTACATGAAAACAAACGAAACCAATAAAGCTCTTGAGCTGGCGACAAAAGTATTTTCTGATTAA
- a CDS encoding YdeI/OmpD-associated family protein, whose amino-acid sequence MAVLHQPDDYSIFTGMPTSLSENHEAIFIFVKTIEEMDEHLNKILQNEKVLLPKGYLFFAYPKKGNTRFDTYIHRDELFPAINVGKDGYIGDSDIKFSRMVSMDDVFTVIGMKREKKKVAKTPASSQCVADYEGNVKDVEALLKDHPAELKFYQNLTPGYQKDWARQIFSAKQQSTRDKRTHQMIEILSEGYKTLDLYRRKKNQKKESSE is encoded by the coding sequence ATGGCAGTCCTTCATCAGCCCGATGATTATTCTATCTTTACAGGTATGCCGACATCTCTTTCTGAGAATCACGAAGCTATCTTTATATTTGTTAAAACGATTGAGGAGATGGATGAACATTTAAACAAGATCCTTCAGAACGAAAAAGTCCTGCTTCCAAAAGGTTATCTTTTTTTCGCATATCCGAAAAAAGGGAATACTCGATTTGATACCTATATTCACCGTGATGAATTGTTTCCGGCAATAAATGTTGGGAAAGATGGTTATATCGGGGACAGCGATATCAAGTTTTCACGTATGGTGAGTATGGACGATGTCTTTACGGTTATCGGCATGAAACGTGAAAAGAAAAAAGTAGCGAAGACACCTGCTTCGAGTCAATGTGTTGCAGATTATGAGGGAAATGTAAAGGACGTGGAAGCATTACTAAAAGACCATCCGGCAGAGTTGAAATTCTATCAAAACCTGACGCCTGGTTATCAAAAAGACTGGGCAAGGCAAATCTTTTCGGCTAAACAGCAATCCACACGTGACAAAAGAACCCATCAGATGATTGAAATCTTGTCTGAAGGATATAAGACGCTGGATCTATATCGTAGAAAAAAGAATCAGAAAAAAGAATCGAGTGAGTGA